The sequence below is a genomic window from Mycobacteriales bacterium.
GCGTGGGTCATGCGGCCCGGGTGCTCGATCAGCGACTCGACCCCGCCGAGCGACTCGGCGAGCGTGAACAACCGCGTGCGGCCGACCACCCCCAGGGCGGCGTCGACGCCGCCCGCGACGCGGAAGCTGACCATGCCGCCGAAGTCGCGCATCTGCCGCCGAGCGACGTCGTGCCCACGGTGCTGCGGCGAGCCCGGCCACAGCACGTCGCTGACCCGTGGGTGCTCGTGCAGCATCTCGACCAGCGAGCGCGCGTTGGCGCAGTGCCGGTCCATCCGCACGGCCAGCGTCTTCACGCCGCGCAGCACCAGCCATGCGTCGAACGGGCCGGCCACGCCGCCGGTGGAGTTCTGCACGAACGCCAGCCGGTCGCCGAGCTCCGCGTCGGCCACGACCAGCGCGCCGCCGACGACGTCGCTGTGCCCGCCGAGGTACTTCGTGGTCGAGTGCACGACCGCGTCGGCGCCGAGCGTCAGCGGCTGCTGCAGGTACGGCGAGGCGAACGTGTTGTCGACCGCGAGCAGGGCACCCGCGCCGTGCGCGATCTCGGCCAGAGCCGCGATGTCGCCGACCGTCAGCAACGGGTTGGTCGGCGTCTCGCACCACACCACCCGCGTCTC
It includes:
- a CDS encoding cystathionine gamma-synthase; translation: MSDAFETLAIHAGQEADPSTGAVVPPIYQVSTYKQDGVGGLRGGYEYSRSRNPTRRALEECLAALEAGTRGLAFASGMAAEDCLLRTVCRPGDHVVIPDDAYGGTFRLLARVLQDWGLAWSAVPIDDLDAVKGAIRDETRVVWCETPTNPLLTVGDIAALAEIAHGAGALLAVDNTFASPYLQQPLTLGADAVVHSTTKYLGGHSDVVGGALVVADAELGDRLAFVQNSTGGVAGPFDAWLVLRGVKTLAVRMDRHCANARSLVEMLHEHPRVSDVLWPGSPQHRGHDVARRQMRDFGGMVSFRVAGGVDAALGVVGRTRLFTLAESLGGVESLIEHPGRMTHASAAGSPLEVPADLIRLSVGLEAADDLVADLRAALEVS